One Aegilops tauschii subsp. strangulata cultivar AL8/78 chromosome 7, Aet v6.0, whole genome shotgun sequence genomic window carries:
- the LOC109735462 gene encoding uncharacterized protein isoform X1: protein MGASSSSSFSSDSWIGSDRTCGGASTSSSLDASNYRDLYRDPPSEWMYNQILEAPFWSHEASDAVRASWRDEYEACDDFSMVLQTSQNGCRKILQKEPLSSLPHEFENEIMKDKAKKLLANYSEYRKVPGDGSCFYRSFIYSYLEQLVKVSHEEELRLLGALEPMWEKFQRLHLPGSYSDLHDAFVGFILECMEQKQKLSVRGYQEWLFQESQNEQKFANILLYLRLVTAIEICTEVETFKSYITELGQGMPDAIGYCLEEVLPVEEDAQQVNLTALTNVLQVPLRVVNIDVSPIEELNIHIIYESPDSSVPTVTLLYRPGHYDIIYEKS from the exons ATGGGAGcgtcatcctcctcctccttctcctcggACAGCTGGATCGGCAGCGACCGTACGTGCGGCGGCGCCTCGACCTCCAGCTCTCTGGACGCCTCCAACTACAGGGATCTCTACAGGGATCCACCCTCTGAGTGGATGTATAATCAG ATTCTGGAAGCTCCTTTTTGGAGTCACGAGGCATCTGATGCTGTGAGGGCTTCTTGGAGAGACGAGTACGAAGCTTGTGATGAT TTTTCTATGGTTTTGCAGACATCACAAAATGGCTGCAGAAAAATTCTTCAAAAG GAACCTTTATCATCTCTACCGCATGAGTTTGAAAACGAAATTATGAAAGATAAGGCCAAA AAGCTTTTGGCTAATTACTCTGAATATCGGAAGGTACCTGGAGATGGGAGTTGCTTTTACAGATCGTTCATATACTCATACCTG GAGCAGCTTGTGAAAGTATCTCATGAGGAGGAGCTACGTTTACTTGGTGCACTTGAACCAATGTGGGAGAAATTCCAAAGGCTTCATTTGCCTGGTTCATATTCAGATCTTCATGAT GCTTTTGTGGGCTTTATACTGGAATGCAtggaacaaaaacaaaaactgtCAGTAAG AGGCTATCAAGAGTGGCTTTTCCAGGAGAGTCAAAATGAGCAGAAGTTTGCGAACA TACTTTTGTATCTTCGACTTGTGACAGCTATTGAGATATGCACTGAGGTTGAAACTTTTAAGTCATACATAACCGAACTTGGTCAAGGAATGCCTGATGCAATAGGG TACTGCCTGGAGGAGGTTCTCCCAGTGGAGGAAGATGCACAACAAGTGAATCTCACTGCGCTCACCAATGTCCTACAGGTGCCACTTCGAGTTGTTAACATTGACGTTTCACCGATTGAGGAGCTTAACATCCACATCATCTACGAGTCACCAGATTCCTCGGTTCCTACTGTGACACTACTGTATAGACCAGGGCATTATGATATCATCTACGAGAAGTCATAG
- the LOC109735462 gene encoding OVARIAN TUMOR DOMAIN-containing deubiquitinating enzyme 1 isoform X2, protein MYNQILEAPFWSHEASDAVRASWRDEYEACDDFSMVLQTSQNGCRKILQKEPLSSLPHEFENEIMKDKAKKLLANYSEYRKVPGDGSCFYRSFIYSYLEQLVKVSHEEELRLLGALEPMWEKFQRLHLPGSYSDLHDAFVGFILECMEQKQKLSVRGYQEWLFQESQNEQKFANILLYLRLVTAIEICTEVETFKSYITELGQGMPDAIGYCLEEVLPVEEDAQQVNLTALTNVLQVPLRVVNIDVSPIEELNIHIIYESPDSSVPTVTLLYRPGHYDIIYEKS, encoded by the exons ATGTATAATCAG ATTCTGGAAGCTCCTTTTTGGAGTCACGAGGCATCTGATGCTGTGAGGGCTTCTTGGAGAGACGAGTACGAAGCTTGTGATGAT TTTTCTATGGTTTTGCAGACATCACAAAATGGCTGCAGAAAAATTCTTCAAAAG GAACCTTTATCATCTCTACCGCATGAGTTTGAAAACGAAATTATGAAAGATAAGGCCAAA AAGCTTTTGGCTAATTACTCTGAATATCGGAAGGTACCTGGAGATGGGAGTTGCTTTTACAGATCGTTCATATACTCATACCTG GAGCAGCTTGTGAAAGTATCTCATGAGGAGGAGCTACGTTTACTTGGTGCACTTGAACCAATGTGGGAGAAATTCCAAAGGCTTCATTTGCCTGGTTCATATTCAGATCTTCATGAT GCTTTTGTGGGCTTTATACTGGAATGCAtggaacaaaaacaaaaactgtCAGTAAG AGGCTATCAAGAGTGGCTTTTCCAGGAGAGTCAAAATGAGCAGAAGTTTGCGAACA TACTTTTGTATCTTCGACTTGTGACAGCTATTGAGATATGCACTGAGGTTGAAACTTTTAAGTCATACATAACCGAACTTGGTCAAGGAATGCCTGATGCAATAGGG TACTGCCTGGAGGAGGTTCTCCCAGTGGAGGAAGATGCACAACAAGTGAATCTCACTGCGCTCACCAATGTCCTACAGGTGCCACTTCGAGTTGTTAACATTGACGTTTCACCGATTGAGGAGCTTAACATCCACATCATCTACGAGTCACCAGATTCCTCGGTTCCTACTGTGACACTACTGTATAGACCAGGGCATTATGATATCATCTACGAGAAGTCATAG